Proteins encoded by one window of Cylindrospermum stagnale PCC 7417:
- the purT gene encoding formate-dependent phosphoribosylglycinamide formyltransferase — MRNSLKLPQKLMLLGSGELGKEFVIAAQRLGNYVIAVDRYANAPAMQVADCYEVISMLSADDLEAVVSKHQPDFIIPEIEAIRTEKLLEFEQRGITVIPTAAATNYTMNRDRIRELASQELGIRTAKYGYAVTLEELITASDKIGFPNVVKPVMSSSGKGQSVVQSQSEVEKAWIYAIANSRGDSQKVIVEEFINFDIEITLLTIKQWDAPTIFCPPIGHRQERGDYQESWQPAAIAEAKILDAQAIAQKVTDALGGAGIFGVEFFITEDEVIFSELSPRPHDTGMVTLISQNLNEFELHLRAILGLPIPHIELLGASASAVILASEKSDAVTFTGVADALSEKDVDIKLFGKPNAHPYRRMGVALAKGADVEEARQKATVAAGKIKLV, encoded by the coding sequence ATGAGAAATTCGCTTAAGCTGCCCCAAAAATTAATGCTGCTGGGTTCAGGAGAACTGGGCAAAGAATTTGTAATTGCGGCTCAACGCTTGGGGAATTATGTGATAGCGGTTGACCGATATGCTAATGCTCCGGCTATGCAGGTAGCTGACTGTTATGAAGTTATTTCTATGCTTAGTGCTGATGATTTAGAAGCTGTGGTTAGCAAGCATCAACCTGATTTTATTATTCCGGAAATTGAAGCGATTAGAACTGAGAAGCTGCTGGAGTTTGAACAGCGAGGAATTACAGTTATTCCCACGGCGGCGGCGACTAACTACACAATGAACCGTGATAGAATTAGAGAATTGGCAAGTCAAGAATTAGGGATTAGAACGGCTAAATATGGTTATGCAGTTACTCTAGAAGAGTTGATTACAGCTTCTGATAAAATCGGGTTTCCCAATGTTGTGAAACCGGTGATGTCATCTTCTGGTAAAGGTCAATCTGTGGTGCAGAGTCAGAGTGAGGTTGAGAAAGCGTGGATTTATGCGATCGCTAATTCGCGAGGAGACAGCCAAAAAGTGATCGTTGAAGAATTCATTAACTTTGACATCGAGATCACCTTACTCACCATTAAACAGTGGGATGCACCAACAATCTTCTGTCCCCCCATTGGACACCGCCAAGAAAGGGGAGATTATCAAGAATCTTGGCAACCAGCAGCCATTGCAGAAGCTAAAATATTAGATGCCCAAGCGATCGCGCAAAAAGTCACCGATGCTTTGGGAGGAGCGGGAATTTTTGGAGTAGAGTTTTTCATCACCGAAGACGAAGTGATTTTCTCAGAACTCTCTCCCAGACCCCACGATACAGGCATGGTAACGTTAATTTCCCAAAATCTCAACGAATTTGAACTACACCTGCGAGCTATTTTAGGCTTACCCATTCCCCATATAGAACTGTTGGGTGCATCAGCCAGCGCCGTAATTTTAGCTTCAGAAAAATCCGATGCAGTTACTTTTACAGGAGTCGCAGATGCTTTGTCAGAAAAAGATGTAGATATTAAGCTGTTTGGTAAACCGAATGCTCATCCCTATCGCCGCATGGGAGTAGCTTTAGCAAAAGGCGCAGATGTAGAAGAAGCGCGGCAAAAAGCGACGGTGGCGGCAGGTAAAATCAAATTGGTCTAA
- a CDS encoding pentapeptide repeat-containing protein — protein MPNFPTQNLRDTAIQFLENSPQHRLEALQQLGIGRYDFLTKIHLNEANIICVMRFFQYPKQLKFPHLIGADLSGLILDGVNLIRGNLSGANLQDSSLVDADLLFVNFTKANLKNADLSGATLNQTIWLDALVDGCQLGTGIGLTQLQRKDLQLRGARFNYSDDDI, from the coding sequence ATGCCTAATTTCCCAACTCAAAACCTGCGCGATACTGCTATCCAATTTTTAGAAAATAGTCCCCAACATCGCTTAGAAGCTCTTCAGCAATTGGGCATAGGTCGTTATGATTTTTTAACCAAAATCCACCTCAATGAAGCAAATATAATTTGTGTAATGCGGTTTTTCCAATATCCAAAGCAGCTAAAATTTCCGCATCTGATCGGGGCAGATTTATCTGGCTTAATTTTAGATGGGGTAAACTTGATACGGGGGAATTTATCGGGAGCGAATCTGCAAGATAGCAGTTTAGTCGATGCTGACCTTCTATTTGTAAATTTTACCAAAGCCAATTTGAAAAATGCCGATTTAAGCGGTGCAACACTAAATCAGACTATTTGGTTAGATGCTTTAGTAGATGGATGTCAGTTAGGTACAGGGATTGGTTTGACACAACTGCAACGTAAAGATTTACAACTACGGGGGGCTAGGTTTAACTATTCAGATGATGATATTTAA
- a CDS encoding Hsp20/alpha crystallin family protein, which yields MLVSYNPWQEFNTLQRQIDRLFEDTKVSSGLVERDVVRVPAAELQETEEAIHLRIELPGIESKDLDVQVTEKAVYVSGERKQERKTNEKSFTKSEFHYGKFQRLIPLPAQIQNTKVTAEYKDGVLNLTLPKLEKEKHKVVKINLEQPTA from the coding sequence ATGTTAGTTAGTTACAACCCTTGGCAAGAATTTAACACTTTACAACGTCAAATTGACCGCTTGTTTGAAGATACTAAAGTTTCATCTGGATTGGTTGAAAGAGATGTTGTCAGGGTTCCTGCGGCTGAGTTGCAAGAAACTGAAGAGGCGATTCATTTAAGAATAGAACTACCGGGAATTGAATCTAAAGACCTGGATGTGCAAGTCACAGAAAAAGCCGTTTATGTCAGCGGTGAGCGTAAGCAAGAAAGAAAAACTAATGAAAAAAGTTTTACCAAGAGTGAATTTCACTATGGTAAATTCCAACGCTTGATTCCTTTGCCTGCTCAAATTCAGAATACTAAAGTTACAGCAGAATACAAGGATGGAGTTTTAAACTTAACTCTGCCCAAACTTGAAAAAGAAAAGCACAAGGTTGTCAAGATTAATTTAGAACAACCTACAGCTTAA
- a CDS encoding AAA family ATPase: MEFDYFRNNEGNPANNNRQSLLASGWRPFHRDFDWGFFWQILSHDTQELGQKSINLASYYADALGRKDYSWFANILNVASDYTRGEFQKFWNYITPEPLMPDQRYKDVLSTETPILQFVSRSSIPIDYVLNRLQEITVLRVLNLLERPDIITQYYSERDFYFPVEKFVNWERLEVLNTVYAYWIKYDLWLQIDPYDRGRRQYTLLSQNLAPLINKATYDLAVMLSGYQSRVGKVHSQFPIRTFPADIQNFTDSVQQAILNQNQLAVVVHGEPGTGKTAWTQAVAKEILVALGYVIFILDHDAIENFVPPTYLERICIVINEADNLAQNRASEVAQYNNKTEHILALLDGTLYQSVIDESGIQMKQRLVILMTCNTTERLDPAMLRKGRVDLMYEFTQRYV, encoded by the coding sequence ATGGAATTTGATTATTTTAGAAATAATGAAGGCAATCCCGCGAATAATAACCGTCAAAGCTTACTGGCAAGCGGTTGGCGTCCGTTTCACCGCGACTTTGATTGGGGCTTTTTCTGGCAAATTCTGTCTCATGATACCCAGGAATTAGGCCAAAAAAGTATTAACCTAGCAAGTTATTATGCTGATGCTTTAGGCAGAAAAGATTATTCTTGGTTTGCAAATATATTAAATGTAGCTTCAGATTATACCCGTGGTGAGTTTCAAAAGTTTTGGAATTACATTACACCAGAACCTTTGATGCCAGATCAACGCTACAAAGACGTTTTGAGTACAGAAACGCCTATCTTGCAATTTGTCAGCCGCAGCAGCATTCCTATAGATTACGTGCTGAATAGACTGCAAGAAATTACTGTCTTGCGAGTCTTAAATTTGTTGGAACGTCCTGATATTATTACCCAATATTACTCAGAAAGAGATTTCTATTTTCCTGTAGAAAAATTTGTTAACTGGGAACGTCTAGAAGTTCTTAATACTGTTTATGCTTACTGGATAAAGTACGATCTTTGGCTGCAAATTGATCCCTATGATCGCGGACGGCGGCAATATACCTTACTGTCACAAAATCTCGCGCCATTAATTAACAAAGCGACTTATGACTTAGCAGTAATGCTGAGTGGATATCAAAGTCGTGTTGGCAAGGTTCACAGTCAGTTTCCGATTCGCACATTTCCGGCAGATATCCAAAACTTTACTGACTCGGTACAGCAGGCAATTCTCAACCAAAATCAATTGGCGGTTGTGGTACATGGAGAACCAGGAACAGGTAAAACAGCATGGACACAAGCAGTCGCAAAAGAAATTTTGGTAGCTTTAGGATATGTAATTTTTATTCTCGATCATGATGCGATTGAAAATTTTGTTCCACCGACTTATTTAGAGCGGATTTGTATTGTCATCAATGAAGCTGATAATTTAGCTCAAAATCGGGCTTCGGAAGTAGCACAATACAATAACAAAACTGAACACATTCTGGCTTTGTTAGATGGGACTTTGTACCAAAGCGTAATTGATGAATCGGGCATTCAGATGAAGCAGCGTTTAGTGATATTGATGACTTGCAATACTACTGAAAGATTAGATCCAGCCATGTTACGTAAGGGTCGGGTGGATTTAATGTATGAGTTTACCCAGCGCTATGTCTAA
- a CDS encoding ATP-grasp domain-containing protein codes for MKLIFCSDPLQIRAPDLLYQDEVSAIKSLGLEYELINYEALVDDHPLKAVSRIKSLNSCTLGIYRGWMLPPRSYQQLFEALVDQGIHLINDPDAYKHCHYFPESYSVIESCTPKSVWTKTIGDIATQELMELLHLFNSQPIVVKDFVKSRKHEWQEACYIPSASDISSVERVVRRFIELQGNQLSEGLVFREFIEFERLTQHSKSGMPLTKEFRIFFLDGEPIYTVEYWEEGNYQGITPPIDQFRQIAKSVQSRFFTMDVAKKLDGEWMIIELGDGQVAGLPEKADVLSFYQMLINHLAK; via the coding sequence ATGAAATTGATATTTTGCTCAGACCCATTGCAAATACGAGCGCCTGATTTATTATATCAGGATGAAGTCAGTGCGATAAAAAGCTTAGGACTTGAGTACGAGTTAATTAATTACGAGGCTTTAGTTGATGATCATCCTTTAAAAGCTGTAAGTCGGATAAAGTCGCTCAATAGCTGCACGTTAGGAATATATCGAGGCTGGATGTTGCCACCTAGAAGTTATCAGCAGCTATTTGAAGCCCTTGTTGATCAGGGAATTCATTTAATCAATGATCCTGATGCTTACAAGCATTGTCACTATTTTCCTGAATCATATTCAGTTATTGAATCTTGTACTCCCAAATCTGTTTGGACTAAAACAATAGGAGATATTGCAACTCAGGAATTAATGGAACTTTTGCATCTATTTAATTCTCAACCTATTGTAGTCAAAGATTTTGTCAAGTCTCGCAAACACGAATGGCAAGAAGCTTGTTATATTCCATCTGCATCTGATATAAGTTCAGTTGAACGTGTAGTTCGCAGATTTATAGAACTACAAGGAAATCAGCTAAGTGAAGGACTAGTATTTAGGGAGTTCATTGAATTTGAACGACTGACGCAACATTCAAAAAGCGGGATGCCCTTAACAAAAGAATTTCGTATTTTCTTCCTTGATGGCGAACCAATATATACAGTTGAATATTGGGAAGAAGGTAACTATCAAGGAATTACACCGCCCATTGACCAATTTCGCCAAATTGCCAAATCTGTGCAAAGCCGTTTTTTTACAATGGATGTGGCAAAAAAACTTGATGGTGAATGGATGATTATCGAACTTGGGGACGGACAAGTAGCAGGACTACCTGAAAAGGCTGATGTTTTGAGTTTTTATCAGATGTTAATTAATCACCTAGCTAAATAG
- a CDS encoding bis(5'-nucleosyl)-tetraphosphatase, which yields MRKLKSCGVIVMQTHPQMSFLLLCYPDRYDLPKGHIEAGEDDLACALRELNEETGIHADDIDIEPGFRFTDIYQTRYKRFPGEKIEKTLVIFLGFLKQEVKVKLNGHSDYLWVEWNPPHNIQERTINPLLKELQRYFTR from the coding sequence ATGCGAAAGCTGAAGTCTTGTGGTGTAATTGTCATGCAAACACATCCACAAATGAGTTTCTTGCTGTTGTGCTATCCTGACCGCTACGATTTACCAAAAGGTCATATAGAAGCTGGTGAGGATGATTTGGCTTGTGCCTTACGGGAATTAAATGAAGAGACAGGAATTCATGCTGATGATATAGATATAGAGCCAGGTTTTCGCTTTACTGATATTTATCAAACTAGATACAAGCGATTTCCTGGTGAAAAAATTGAAAAAACATTAGTTATATTTTTAGGATTCCTCAAGCAAGAAGTGAAGGTGAAATTAAACGGTCACAGTGACTATTTATGGGTGGAATGGAATCCGCCCCATAACATTCAGGAAAGAACTATTAACCCATTACTAAAAGAACTGCAACGATATTTTACTAGATAG
- a CDS encoding threo-3-hydroxy-L-aspartate ammonia-lyase: MPQPNSVTITDVQAAQERLLGIAHCTPVLTSTIVNERTNSLVFFKCENFQRTGSFKFRGAYNALAQLSAAQKQKGVLTYSSGNHAQAIALAGQLLNIPATIVMPDDAPAVKQTATRSYGAEVILYNRQETNREELAQNLASDRNLTLIPPYDHPHVVAGQGTAALELIAEVGQLDLLLVCCGGGGLISGCAIATKALLPNCQVIGVEPELADDATRSFHSKTLQTVTNPDTIADGARTPSLGKITFPLVLHYVDDMVTVSEADILRTMFFLWERLKIVVEPTGVLAAAALLEGVVTAPQAKIGVLISGGNVDLSQVGKLYTQI, encoded by the coding sequence ATGCCACAACCGAATTCCGTTACTATAACTGATGTGCAAGCAGCACAAGAGCGTCTTTTGGGGATTGCTCACTGCACACCAGTGCTGACTTCCACAATTGTTAATGAACGCACCAATAGCTTGGTGTTTTTTAAGTGCGAAAATTTTCAGCGCACGGGGTCATTTAAGTTTAGAGGTGCTTACAATGCTTTGGCACAGTTATCAGCAGCACAGAAGCAAAAAGGCGTTCTCACCTATTCATCGGGGAATCATGCTCAAGCGATCGCACTTGCGGGACAATTGCTGAATATTCCTGCCACTATCGTTATGCCTGATGATGCCCCCGCAGTCAAGCAAACCGCTACTCGCAGCTATGGTGCTGAGGTGATTCTCTATAATCGACAGGAAACCAACCGGGAAGAGTTAGCCCAAAATCTGGCAAGCGATCGCAATTTAACACTCATCCCTCCTTACGATCATCCCCATGTGGTAGCAGGACAGGGTACAGCTGCTTTAGAGTTAATTGCTGAAGTTGGTCAACTAGATTTACTGTTGGTTTGTTGTGGCGGTGGTGGTTTAATATCTGGATGTGCGATCGCGACAAAAGCACTTTTACCCAATTGTCAGGTAATTGGCGTTGAACCAGAACTAGCCGACGATGCCACCCGCTCTTTCCACAGCAAAACTCTGCAAACAGTCACCAATCCTGATACTATTGCCGACGGTGCCCGTACTCCCAGTCTAGGGAAAATCACTTTTCCCCTAGTGCTGCATTACGTTGACGATATGGTGACGGTATCTGAAGCAGACATTCTTCGCACTATGTTTTTTTTGTGGGAACGCCTGAAAATTGTTGTTGAACCCACCGGCGTCTTAGCCGCAGCAGCTTTACTAGAAGGTGTAGTCACCGCACCACAGGCGAAAATTGGTGTGCTCATCAGCGGTGGCAATGTGGATTTATCACAAGTTGGTAAACTTTACACGCAAATTTAA
- a CDS encoding Dps family protein has product MTRVNIGLTEEQRQGVINLLNQDLSDAYVLLVKTKKYHWDVVGPQFRTLHELWEEHYEKLTENIDALAERTRALGGFPVGTMEGFLNIATLKEHAGEIPTATGMVARLVEDHEQVVRNLREHVDQCSEEFHDQGTADFLTGLMEEHEEIAWMLRSFIEGQALEPDQKRPTEEAKTPVGV; this is encoded by the coding sequence ATGACTAGAGTAAATATTGGTCTGACAGAAGAACAACGTCAAGGTGTGATTAATCTGTTGAATCAAGATTTATCAGATGCCTATGTACTGTTAGTAAAAACCAAAAAATACCATTGGGATGTTGTCGGTCCACAGTTCCGCACTCTGCACGAGCTTTGGGAAGAACACTACGAAAAATTGACTGAAAACATTGATGCATTGGCAGAGCGAACTCGCGCTTTAGGTGGTTTCCCTGTTGGCACAATGGAGGGATTTCTGAATATTGCTACCCTCAAGGAACATGCTGGTGAAATCCCTACAGCTACAGGGATGGTGGCTCGACTGGTGGAAGACCACGAGCAAGTTGTTCGCAATTTAAGGGAGCATGTGGATCAGTGTAGTGAGGAGTTCCATGATCAAGGGACTGCTGACTTTTTGACTGGACTAATGGAAGAACATGAAGAAATAGCTTGGATGCTGCGCTCGTTTATTGAAGGACAGGCACTGGAACCTGATCAAAAACGGCCGACAGAAGAAGCTAAAACCCCCGTAGGTGTGTAG
- a CDS encoding ChaB family protein, with protein sequence MPEVYKAERTISAVFKDQKQIDDVIRRLLDRGVPRDHISVMGRNFQSETRIAGFITKRDVILGGLRTGAIFGSLFGSFLSLLSGVGVLFIPFVGPIVAAGPIGAVLLGAASGAIAGSAGAGLVSVLTTLGMPEDKAAIYQTRLQAGEFLLLAEIPSDRTGEFQLLLESAGAEEIHTTENTLARPCTGPCNSPADLSPEVRAHLSEEAQRTFIERYNKVLNETSDEFTAEQSAWDAVRQQFDEDENGVWSKAKVSV encoded by the coding sequence GTGCCAGAAGTCTATAAAGCTGAACGTACCATATCAGCGGTATTTAAAGATCAGAAGCAAATTGATGATGTAATTCGGCGTTTACTAGACAGGGGTGTGCCTAGAGATCATATCTCGGTGATGGGCAGAAATTTCCAGTCGGAAACTCGAATTGCAGGCTTCATTACCAAGAGGGATGTAATTCTGGGAGGTTTGAGAACAGGGGCGATTTTTGGTTCCTTGTTTGGTTCATTCCTCAGTTTGCTGTCTGGTGTAGGCGTATTGTTCATTCCCTTTGTCGGACCAATTGTGGCAGCGGGCCCGATTGGTGCTGTGTTGCTGGGGGCAGCTAGTGGTGCGATCGCAGGTAGTGCAGGTGCTGGTTTAGTATCAGTTCTGACTACTTTGGGGATGCCAGAAGATAAAGCCGCTATCTACCAAACGCGCTTACAAGCTGGTGAGTTCTTATTGTTGGCAGAAATACCGAGCGATCGCACTGGTGAATTTCAACTGCTACTCGAAAGTGCTGGTGCTGAAGAAATTCACACAACTGAGAACACATTAGCTCGTCCTTGTACTGGGCCATGCAACAGCCCAGCGGATTTGTCTCCTGAAGTTCGCGCTCACCTTTCTGAAGAAGCTCAACGCACATTCATTGAGCGCTATAACAAAGTACTCAATGAGACTAGCGACGAGTTTACCGCTGAACAATCCGCCTGGGATGCAGTTCGCCAACAATTTGATGAAGATGAGAACGGTGTTTGGTCAAAAGCTAAGGTGAGTGTTTAA
- a CDS encoding GlsB/YeaQ/YmgE family stress response membrane protein has protein sequence MNLIAWIILGLIAGAIAKAIYPGRQGGGILSTMILGIIGAIIGGIIVTLLETGRLQFAAATLSIPGIIVAIIGAIIAIFLWGLFTGRTTY, from the coding sequence CTGAATCTTATTGCTTGGATAATTCTGGGTCTGATCGCTGGAGCTATCGCTAAAGCTATTTACCCTGGTCGTCAGGGCGGCGGAATTTTGTCAACCATGATTTTAGGTATTATCGGTGCAATCATCGGGGGAATTATAGTTACTCTCTTAGAAACGGGAAGACTACAATTCGCAGCTGCAACTCTCAGTATTCCTGGAATAATTGTTGCCATCATTGGTGCAATTATTGCGATTTTTCTCTGGGGCTTATTTACTGGGCGTACAACTTATTGA
- a CDS encoding RNA 2'-phosphotransferase, translated as MTNSRIVKVSKYLSKYLRHAPDAIGIKLAPGGWVDVDELLTACAKNKFPVTRQELQIVVEFNDKQRFSFDSTGTLIRANQGHSVEIDLQLEPAVPPDILYHGTGRKSVESILQTGLDKMSRHHVHLSRDIATAKTVGARHGQPIVFTVFTGAMHQAGYVFYCSDNDVWLVDHVPPEYLQKS; from the coding sequence ATGACTAATTCTCGCATAGTTAAAGTCAGCAAATATCTAAGTAAATATCTGCGACACGCACCGGATGCAATTGGAATCAAACTTGCTCCTGGTGGTTGGGTTGATGTTGATGAACTACTTACTGCTTGTGCTAAAAACAAGTTTCCGGTCACGCGTCAGGAATTACAGATAGTAGTTGAGTTCAACGATAAACAACGCTTTTCTTTTGACTCTACAGGTACTCTAATTCGAGCTAATCAAGGACACAGTGTAGAGATTGATTTACAGTTAGAACCTGCTGTGCCTCCAGATATACTTTATCATGGTACAGGACGTAAATCTGTAGAGTCAATTCTCCAAACGGGACTTGACAAAATGTCGCGGCATCATGTCCATTTGTCACGGGATATTGCTACAGCAAAAACTGTAGGTGCCAGGCATGGACAACCCATTGTTTTTACTGTGTTTACTGGGGCAATGCATCAGGCTGGTTATGTATTTTACTGTTCTGATAATGATGTTTGGTTAGTGGATCATGTGCCGCCTGAGTATTTACAAAAAAGTTGA
- a CDS encoding amino acid permease, with the protein MKTVLKSDQNEVTRLFSHLEFDGNQLNHQPGSVLGSTALIAGTTVGAGILALPAVTLPSGVLPSTALLIAVWLYALVSGLLIAEVTLNAMRLEGRPSVGLLVVVEKTLGKLGARIAGGAYLFMHYALLVAYITQGGDILISAIAKILGMENVLPTWVGTTTFTLLFGGIMYLGRERFIQKLNSAFVAIVIVSFLGLLLLGGGQVKSAQILFQDWTALGSAVSVMCVALFYQNVVPVVVTQLEGDVHKIRQSIVIGSLIPLIMFLAWNAVILGSVSPDMLKLASVGATVFDPLQVLRTGGAGELLGVLVSIFSEFAIATSFIGFVYGLLDFFKDISLLTQGGLSRLPLYSLILFPPMSLGTLNPSIFFTALDYTGTLSISILGGIIPALMSWKQRQAQELTNGINQPLVPGGKVTLIVVIAIALGLITRQIMTMYK; encoded by the coding sequence ATGAAGACTGTTCTCAAATCAGATCAAAACGAAGTAACTCGCTTATTTTCTCACCTGGAATTTGATGGAAACCAGCTAAATCATCAACCAGGCAGTGTATTAGGGAGTACGGCACTGATTGCGGGAACCACTGTTGGGGCTGGTATTCTTGCCTTACCTGCGGTGACTCTACCGTCTGGTGTGCTGCCATCTACCGCCCTGCTGATTGCTGTTTGGCTTTACGCTTTAGTTTCAGGTTTGTTGATTGCAGAAGTGACTTTGAACGCGATGCGTCTGGAAGGACGTCCGAGTGTAGGTTTGTTGGTAGTTGTTGAGAAGACGCTGGGTAAGCTGGGAGCAAGAATTGCCGGTGGTGCATATCTATTTATGCACTATGCCTTGTTAGTGGCATACATCACCCAAGGTGGAGATATTCTAATATCTGCGATCGCTAAAATCTTGGGTATGGAGAACGTTTTACCTACATGGGTGGGAACAACGACTTTCACGCTGTTGTTTGGCGGCATTATGTATCTTGGGCGAGAAAGGTTTATTCAAAAGTTAAACAGCGCCTTTGTTGCCATTGTCATTGTTTCCTTCTTAGGACTATTGTTACTGGGAGGAGGGCAAGTTAAGAGCGCCCAAATCTTATTTCAAGACTGGACTGCTTTGGGTAGTGCCGTTTCTGTGATGTGTGTAGCGTTGTTCTACCAAAATGTTGTGCCGGTGGTTGTGACTCAACTGGAAGGAGATGTTCACAAGATTCGTCAGTCTATCGTCATTGGTTCCCTGATTCCCTTAATTATGTTCTTGGCATGGAATGCTGTGATTTTGGGAAGCGTTAGTCCCGATATGCTAAAGCTGGCATCAGTTGGTGCAACTGTTTTTGACCCTTTGCAAGTTCTGCGAACGGGTGGTGCAGGAGAATTGTTAGGCGTGTTAGTCTCAATTTTCTCAGAATTTGCGATCGCTACATCCTTCATTGGATTTGTTTATGGGTTACTAGATTTCTTCAAAGATATCTCCCTACTTACACAAGGTGGACTTTCTCGTCTACCCCTCTATTCACTGATTTTGTTCCCACCAATGAGTCTGGGAACGCTCAATCCCAGCATCTTTTTTACTGCTCTAGATTACACGGGAACTTTAAGTATCTCTATTTTAGGTGGGATTATTCCAGCATTGATGAGTTGGAAGCAACGTCAAGCACAAGAACTCACCAATGGGATAAATCAACCACTGGTTCCTGGTGGTAAAGTGACACTAATTGTGGTGATTGCAATTGCCTTAGGTCTGATAACGAGGCAAATTATGACAATGTACAAATAA